In the genome of Desulfobotulus pelophilus, one region contains:
- a CDS encoding SoxR reducing system RseC family protein, giving the protein MRTTEAVVTATSPDKTRVRACRPEACSACRAKGICGVDTATMEIQVKTFPGIDTGDRVLVGIGSQEFLRVMALLYITPVFCFVLVALTAHHAASRMQLPADPLAALAAIFSLVPAFFVIRRISHNMAKSPAYGPRILKRLHKSDFPDKEDNPRHAEKSEINVFNIKTKL; this is encoded by the coding sequence ATGCGTACCACAGAAGCTGTTGTAACGGCCACATCCCCGGATAAAACCAGAGTCCGCGCCTGCAGGCCTGAAGCCTGCTCCGCATGCAGGGCAAAGGGAATCTGCGGAGTGGATACGGCCACCATGGAAATTCAGGTAAAGACCTTTCCGGGTATTGACACAGGAGACAGGGTTCTGGTTGGAATCGGCTCACAGGAATTCCTGAGGGTCATGGCCCTCCTCTATATCACACCGGTTTTTTGCTTTGTTCTTGTAGCACTGACGGCCCACCATGCAGCCAGCCGGATGCAACTGCCAGCGGACCCTCTGGCTGCACTTGCGGCCATCTTTTCTCTTGTTCCGGCTTTTTTCGTTATCCGCAGAATCAGTCACAACATGGCAAAATCGCCAGCCTACGGTCCCCGCATCCTCAAGCGGCTTCACAAGTCTGATTTTCCGGACAAAGAAGATAACCCGCGTCATGCAGAGAAAAGCGAAATCAATGTTTTCAATATAAAAACAAAACTATAA
- a CDS encoding cytochrome c3 family protein — MQQLPPKTLVALAILLAALGLVAYILFPKAPPMDPVRILFEGKAGNVLFDHQIHAETYGLDCASCHHNLEYGDDTFSCLACHEKDSDDPFMLSYTDALHDQCIQCHEEEQAGPVDCASCHSR; from the coding sequence ATGCAGCAACTTCCTCCCAAAACGCTTGTGGCCCTCGCTATCCTGCTTGCCGCACTGGGCCTTGTTGCCTACATCCTCTTCCCCAAGGCTCCGCCCATGGATCCCGTACGCATTCTCTTTGAAGGAAAGGCCGGGAACGTCCTTTTCGACCATCAGATCCATGCGGAAACCTACGGGCTGGACTGTGCCAGCTGCCACCACAATCTTGAGTACGGAGATGACACCTTTTCCTGTCTGGCCTGCCACGAGAAAGACTCCGATGACCCCTTCATGCTTTCCTACACCGATGCTCTTCACGACCAGTGCATCCAGTGCCATGAAGAAGAACAGGCGGGTCCGGTGGACTGTGCATCCTGCCACAGCCGCTGA